A genome region from Acidobacteriota bacterium includes the following:
- a CDS encoding isoprenylcysteine carboxylmethyltransferase family protein — MVDLDSRWIFTLAVAAVACERLVELVVSRRHERILRGRGAVEVGASHYPWMVALHTSFLAAGPLEAWLFGRPFIPWLGWIAAAVVAATMALRYWTIRTLGTRWTTRVLVLSEAPLVEGGPFRWLRHPNYLAVALELFALPLIHGAYGTALIWGILNLWLLKVRISIEDHALRGASPSAVKVF, encoded by the coding sequence ATGGTAGACCTCGACAGCCGGTGGATCTTCACCCTGGCGGTGGCGGCGGTGGCCTGCGAACGGCTGGTCGAGCTGGTCGTGTCGCGGCGCCATGAGCGGATTCTCCGCGGTCGCGGCGCCGTCGAGGTGGGGGCCTCTCACTATCCATGGATGGTTGCCCTCCACACCAGTTTCTTGGCCGCCGGGCCGCTCGAAGCGTGGCTCTTCGGTCGGCCGTTCATTCCCTGGCTCGGTTGGATCGCGGCGGCGGTGGTGGCTGCGACTATGGCGCTCCGCTACTGGACCATCCGTACTCTCGGCACTCGCTGGACGACCCGGGTGCTGGTGCTGTCAGAGGCCCCGCTGGTCGAAGGCGGCCCGTTTCGCTGGTTGCGCCACCCCAATTACCTGGCCGTGGCCCTGGAACTGTTCGCCTTGCCGTTGATCCACGGCGCCTATGGGACGGCCCTAATCTGGGGCATTTTGAATCTATGGCTCCTGAAGGTGCGAATCTCCATTGAGGACCATGCCCTGCGCGGCGCCTCGCCCTCGGCCGTCAAGGTGTTCTGA
- a CDS encoding 3-oxoacyl-[acyl-carrier-protein] synthase III C-terminal domain-containing protein — MKIAAVGKSFPPHYYDQETLVAALRDHWAERHFNLRRLEQLHRNVMVGGRYLALPIERYAGLDTWGQANDAWIEVAQEVGGEAVLGALAGAGLTVDDVGAIFFVSVTGVATPSIDARLVNRLGLPENIKRLPLFGLGCVAGAAGIARAADYVRAFPDQVAVLLSVELCSLTLQRQDLSIPNLIASGLFGDGAAAVAITGAERGTLPGHAAGPEIVATRSVFYRDTERAMGWDISERGFGIVLGPEVPEMARDHLGKDVDRFLVDHGLGRGDVARWICHPGGPRVLSAIGEALELSEDDLAIPWRSLREVGNLSSTSVLLVLEETLRERPPEAGAWGVLLAMGPGFCSELVLLRW; from the coding sequence GACTGGAGCAACTGCACCGCAATGTGATGGTCGGCGGACGCTACCTCGCGCTGCCGATCGAACGCTACGCCGGCCTCGATACCTGGGGCCAGGCGAACGACGCCTGGATCGAGGTGGCTCAGGAGGTCGGGGGCGAAGCGGTGCTCGGCGCCCTCGCCGGCGCCGGCCTGACGGTGGACGATGTCGGCGCTATTTTCTTTGTCTCGGTCACCGGCGTGGCCACCCCTTCGATTGACGCACGGCTGGTCAATCGCCTGGGCCTACCGGAAAACATCAAGCGCCTGCCGCTCTTCGGCCTCGGCTGCGTCGCCGGCGCTGCCGGCATTGCCCGGGCGGCGGACTACGTGCGCGCCTTTCCGGATCAAGTGGCGGTGCTGCTGTCCGTCGAGCTGTGCTCTTTGACTCTTCAGCGGCAGGATCTCTCGATTCCCAACCTCATCGCCTCGGGCCTCTTTGGCGACGGCGCCGCGGCGGTGGCGATCACCGGCGCCGAGCGCGGTACGCTGCCCGGTCACGCCGCCGGGCCGGAAATCGTCGCCACCCGCTCGGTGTTCTATCGCGATACCGAGCGGGCGATGGGCTGGGACATCTCCGAACGCGGCTTCGGCATCGTCTTGGGGCCGGAGGTGCCGGAGATGGCGCGGGACCACCTGGGCAAGGATGTCGACCGCTTTCTCGTCGACCACGGACTGGGGCGCGGCGATGTCGCCCGCTGGATCTGCCACCCCGGAGGCCCGAGGGTGCTGTCGGCCATCGGCGAGGCCCTGGAGCTGTCCGAAGACGACCTGGCGATCCCCTGGCGGAGCCTTCGGGAGGTGGGCAATCTGTCGTCCACCTCGGTTTTGCTGGTGCTGGAAGAAACCCTGCGCGAGCGGCCGCCGGAAGCCGGCGCCTGGGGGGTTCTCCTGGCTATGGGGCCGGGTTTCTGCTCGGAGCTGGTGTTGCTGCGATGGTAG